In a genomic window of Panthera tigris isolate Pti1 chromosome D4, P.tigris_Pti1_mat1.1, whole genome shotgun sequence:
- the LOC102955292 gene encoding 60S ribosomal protein L36a-like yields MVTIPKTRQTFCKKCGKHQPHKVTQYKKDKDSLYVQGKRRYDRKQSGSGRQTKTIFWKKAKTTKKIVLRLECVEPNCRSKRMLAIKRCKHSELGGDKKRNSQVIQF; encoded by the coding sequence ATGGTGACCATTCCTAAAACCCGCCAGACTTTCTGCAAGAAGTGTGGCAAACACCAACCCCACAAAGTGACACAGTACAAGAAAGACAAAGATTCTCTTTATGTCCAGGGAAAGCGGCGTTATGACAGGAAGCAGAGTGGCTCTGGTAGGCAAACTAAGACAATTTTCTGGAAAAAGGCTAAAACCACAAAGAAGATTGTGCTGAGGCTTGAATGTGTTGAGCCCAACTGCAGATCTAAGAGAATGCTGGCTATTAAGAGATGCAAGCATTCTGAACTGGGAGGAGATAAGAAGAGAAACAGCCAAGTGATCCAGTTCTAA